From a region of the Pseudomonadota bacterium genome:
- a CDS encoding GIY-YIG nuclease family protein → MNAGITNGMDKRIESYSSGQGSQYTKSQLPVELVYYEPAENRSEATRRELEIKGLSRGDKMKMVGY, encoded by the coding sequence ATTAATGCCGGAATCACTAACGGTATGGATAAAAGGATTGAGTCCTACTCCAGTGGCCAAGGTTCACAGTATACCAAGTCACAACTACCGGTAGAGTTGGTTTACTATGAACCAGCAGAAAATCGCAGCGAAGCTACTCGGCGTGAATTGGAAATCAAAGGATTGTCGCGAGGGGATAAAATGAAGATGGTTGGTTATTGA